The DNA segment GGGTAGCGCTTTAGTATGCTAAGCATATCTGCATATGCTTTTACGCAATGCAGTATAACCGGAAGGTTGCGGGCAATCGCTATTTCTATCTGCTTCGTAAATGTACGGTGCTGCACATCTATGGGGATGTCGATTGTTCTATCTAGCCCAATTTCGCCAACGGCCACCATCTCCTGGTACATTTCGAAGCGCAGAGGTAGATCGTCTAAAGAGGTGTTGGCGTGGTAGGGGTGGATGCCAACCGAAAACGGAAGTTCCTTAGGTTTACTATCACCCAAGAATAGGGAAACCACCTTGAGGTGATCTCCCTTATCCCTGTTGTGGGTGTGTAAATCTACTAAAGGAGCGTTCATTACTTAAACAGATCTTGGTTGCTAACAATTAGCAAAACAGCGTTATTCGGTAAAATAAACAACTTTTGATCGTTAATTTTAAGCTCCCAAGCGCTATTTTGTAGGTAGACAACCAAGTCGCCCTCTTTTGGTTGAAGAGGAACGTACTTCACCTCCTCCTTATTA comes from the Alistipes sp. ZOR0009 genome and includes:
- a CDS encoding TatD family hydrolase encodes the protein MNAPLVDLHTHNRDKGDHLKVVSLFLGDSKPKELPFSVGIHPYHANTSLDDLPLRFEMYQEMVAVGEIGLDRTIDIPIDVQHRTFTKQIEIAIARNLPVILHCVKAYADMLSILKRYPNHPFIFHAFDAKGNILESLLKYNCYFSVGMRELTRPKAAERIKKIPIDRLFLETDDGNSPILTVYECASSLLDTEVEPLAKQLYINYKRLFK